The following coding sequences are from one Beggiatoa alba B18LD window:
- a CDS encoding glutamine synthetase family protein, with amino-acid sequence MPTFFHHTTPHVMRFDYLKDWLEKRHITEVECLVPDISGVARGKIIPASKFCKEEGMRLPEIIFIQTITGDYPEDESAVDPAEIDMVLQPDPSTIRLVPWATEATAQVIHDCFYRDGREVDLAPRTVLRRVLKHYDEQGWKPIIAPELEFFLVKKNIDPDYSLEPPIGRSGRPERARQAYGIDAVNEFDPLFEEIYDFCEAQELNIDTLIHEAGAAQMEINFLHGDPLELADQVFLFKRTVREAAMRHDIYATFMAKPMEKEAGSAMHIHQSLIDKETGVNLFSNDKPELTDLFLSHIAGLQTYLPYAMSFLAPNVNSYRRIARYNSAPINVQWGYDNRTVGLRVPYSDPKSRRVENRVAGADTNPYIVFAASLACGYLGMMQQLQPRPAVEGSAYDLPYELPRNLEEALRFLSEPESLPLCELLGERFVKAYRAIKFKEYETFLAVISSWERDFLLLNV; translated from the coding sequence ATGCCCACTTTTTTCCACCATACCACCCCTCATGTTATGCGTTTTGACTACTTAAAAGATTGGCTTGAAAAACGTCATATTACCGAAGTTGAGTGCCTTGTCCCTGATATTTCTGGTGTGGCACGCGGTAAAATCATTCCTGCCAGCAAATTTTGTAAAGAAGAAGGGATGCGTTTACCCGAAATTATTTTTATTCAAACAATTACAGGTGATTATCCCGAAGATGAAAGTGCAGTGGACCCCGCTGAAATTGATATGGTTTTACAACCTGACCCAAGCACTATCCGTCTTGTTCCTTGGGCAACGGAAGCAACTGCGCAAGTTATTCATGACTGTTTTTATCGAGATGGACGAGAGGTTGATTTAGCCCCGCGCACCGTTTTAAGACGCGTCTTAAAACACTATGACGAACAGGGCTGGAAGCCAATTATTGCCCCCGAATTAGAATTTTTTCTCGTCAAGAAAAACATCGACCCTGATTACTCTTTAGAACCGCCTATCGGACGTTCAGGCAGACCCGAACGCGCTAGACAAGCCTATGGGATAGATGCGGTGAATGAGTTCGACCCTTTATTTGAAGAAATCTATGATTTTTGTGAAGCGCAAGAATTAAATATTGATACGCTGATTCATGAAGCGGGCGCGGCACAAATGGAAATTAATTTTTTACATGGTGACCCGCTAGAATTAGCCGACCAAGTTTTTTTATTTAAACGCACCGTCCGTGAAGCCGCCATGCGCCACGATATTTATGCGACTTTCATGGCAAAACCGATGGAAAAAGAAGCGGGTAGTGCGATGCACATCCATCAAAGTTTGATTGATAAAGAAACGGGCGTGAATTTATTCAGTAATGATAAACCTGAACTGACCGATTTATTTTTATCCCATATAGCAGGCTTACAAACCTATCTGCCCTATGCTATGTCGTTTCTCGCGCCGAATGTCAATTCTTATCGACGCATTGCCCGCTATAATTCTGCGCCGATTAATGTGCAATGGGGTTATGACAATCGGACGGTTGGGCTACGTGTTCCCTATTCCGACCCTAAATCCCGACGGGTAGAAAATCGCGTTGCGGGGGCTGATACCAATCCTTATATTGTTTTTGCGGCTTCTCTTGCTTGTGGCTATTTAGGCATGATGCAACAACTACAGCCTCGTCCTGCGGTAGAAGGGAGCGCGTATGACTTACCCTATGAACTCCCACGCAATTTAGAAGAAGCCTTGCGTTTTCTCAGCGAACCCGAATCTTTACCCTTATGTGAATTACTCGGCGAACGTTTTGTTAAAGCCTATCGCGCGATTAAATTTAAAGAGTATGAAACCTTTTTAGCGGTTATTAGTTCGTGGGAAAGGGATTTTTTATTATTGAATGTTTAA
- a CDS encoding type II toxin-antitoxin system RelE/ParE family toxin, whose amino-acid sequence MNVPILVIKNYFKRLAKELMSYADKTLSLMIKNGSLIEIEVTNHE is encoded by the coding sequence ATGAACGTGCCAATATTAGTGATAAAGAACTATTTTAAGCGTTTAGCAAAAGAACTCATGAGTTATGCTGATAAAACACTTTCTTTGATGATTAAAAATGGCTCATTGATAGAAATAGAGGTTACAAATCATGAATAA
- the waaA gene encoding lipid IV(A) 3-deoxy-D-manno-octulosonic acid transferase, giving the protein MRYHLWRFFYTSLLYLLIPLLIVRLIWRGFYARAYWQRWGERFGFFPVMSPQTPFIWIHAVSFGEMQAAIPLIQLLRTDYPNIPILVTTMTPTGSQRVRAVFGDSVAHVYLPYDFPDAWQRFFQRIGKPRLLILMETELWVNLIAACEQRHIPVFLANARLSARSARGYQRIRGLISPTLQKLTLIAAQNMEDAERFMVLGVNPEQVHVTGSIKFDLHLPEQLTEQANLLRAQWGENRPVWIAASTHSGEEALLLRVFAQVRQVLPTALLILVPRHPERFNQVAQYCEQQGFVICRRSQKNRGDLTTDVYFGDTMGELLLLYACADISVVGGSFVPVGGHNPLEPAALGLPIITGEYVFNFSDIYKQLIKIGVAQQFKHEAEVANALCDWLTNPAHCQEVGRKARDFIHKNRGALFRLYHLITPWL; this is encoded by the coding sequence ATGCGTTACCATTTGTGGCGTTTTTTCTATACAAGCTTACTGTATTTATTGATTCCATTGCTAATTGTGCGTTTAATCTGGCGTGGTTTTTACGCACGGGCATATTGGCAACGTTGGGGGGAGCGGTTTGGTTTTTTTCCTGTTATGTCCCCACAAACGCCATTTATTTGGATTCATGCTGTTTCTTTCGGCGAGATGCAAGCCGCAATTCCCCTCATTCAGTTATTACGCACTGATTATCCAAATATACCGATTTTAGTAACAACCATGACACCGACAGGCTCACAACGGGTGCGTGCCGTCTTTGGTGATAGTGTGGCGCATGTTTATCTGCCTTATGATTTTCCTGACGCATGGCAACGCTTTTTTCAGCGTATTGGTAAACCACGTTTATTAATTTTGATGGAAACAGAGTTATGGGTGAATTTAATTGCTGCATGTGAGCAACGACATATCCCTGTTTTTTTAGCAAATGCGCGATTGTCTGCACGCTCTGCACGGGGTTATCAGCGTATTCGTGGCTTAATCAGTCCAACATTGCAAAAGCTCACTTTAATTGCCGCGCAAAATATGGAAGATGCTGAACGCTTTATGGTATTAGGGGTAAATCCTGAGCAAGTCCATGTAACTGGCAGTATTAAATTTGATTTACATTTACCTGAGCAATTGACGGAGCAAGCCAATTTATTGCGGGCTCAGTGGGGGGAAAATCGTCCTGTCTGGATTGCTGCTAGCACGCATTCAGGCGAAGAGGCGTTATTACTGCGCGTTTTTGCGCAAGTGCGTCAAGTGTTACCCACCGCATTATTAATTTTAGTGCCACGTCATCCTGAACGGTTTAACCAAGTCGCTCAATATTGCGAGCAACAAGGCTTTGTAATTTGTCGCCGTAGCCAAAAAAATCGGGGAGATTTAACAACGGATGTTTATTTCGGTGATACAATGGGAGAGTTATTACTTTTATACGCTTGTGCAGATATAAGCGTGGTCGGCGGGAGTTTTGTCCCTGTCGGAGGGCATAATCCGCTAGAACCTGCCGCATTAGGATTACCGATTATCACAGGCGAATATGTTTTTAATTTTTCTGATATTTATAAACAGCTGATAAAAATTGGTGTAGCGCAACAATTTAAACATGAGGCAGAGGTTGCTAACGCATTATGTGATTGGCTAACCAATCCTGCTCATTGCCAAGAAGTAGGCAGAAAAGCACGGGACTTTATCCATAAAAATCGTGGGGCTCTATTTAGACTCTATCATTTGATAACCCC
- a CDS encoding Hsp20/alpha crystallin family protein: MKIARYEPWGGLNQLMKDLEQVYGRSLPNDEDTTVATSAWVPAVDIKEEDKAFLIHADIPGVDPKDIEITMENGVLTIKGERVSETTDERKNYKRVERVRGTFYRRFGLPDTADAEKISATGKHGVLEITIPKREIAQPRKINVNIV, translated from the coding sequence ATGAAAATTGCACGTTATGAACCTTGGGGCGGTTTAAACCAATTAATGAAAGACCTCGAACAAGTTTATGGGCGTTCTTTACCCAATGACGAAGACACCACCGTTGCAACTAGCGCGTGGGTGCCTGCAGTAGATATTAAAGAAGAAGACAAAGCCTTCTTGATTCACGCCGACATTCCAGGGGTTGACCCGAAAGACATCGAGATTACGATGGAAAATGGCGTATTAACGATTAAAGGCGAACGTGTTAGCGAAACCACAGACGAGCGGAAAAATTACAAACGGGTCGAGCGCGTCCGTGGCACTTTCTACCGACGTTTTGGCTTGCCAGATACGGCAGACGCAGAGAAAATCAGCGCGACAGGCAAACATGGCGTTTTAGAAATCACCATTCCAAAACGGGAAATTGCACAACCGCGTAAAATCAATGTAAATATTGTTTAA
- a CDS encoding HesA/MoeB/ThiF family protein, producing the protein MDLAHANVIIIGLGGLGSPVALYLASSGIGQLQLVDADTVDLTNLQRQIIHETTQIGRYKVESARTRLQQLAPQTHITCHPYAPQTVEQLIPLLQTADIVVDCSDNFPTRFALNTACFRLKKPLISGAAIQWGGQVAVFDPRYPESPCYHCLYEESPLTEDAPTCSTTGIIAPLVGVIGSFQALAVLNLLNHPHITQHGKLHVFNAFNSQWRTLTLSKDPTCCQCQAQ; encoded by the coding sequence ATGGACTTAGCCCATGCCAATGTCATTATTATCGGTTTAGGTGGATTAGGCTCACCCGTTGCCCTCTATCTCGCCAGTAGCGGAATTGGGCAACTACAACTTGTTGATGCAGACACCGTCGATTTAACCAATCTACAACGGCAAATCATTCATGAAACGACACAGATTGGACGCTACAAAGTAGAATCCGCCCGCACTCGTCTGCAACAACTCGCTCCACAAACGCATATCACCTGCCACCCCTACGCCCCGCAAACCGTCGAGCAATTGATTCCCCTACTACAAACTGCCGACATAGTTGTCGACTGTAGCGACAACTTCCCCACCCGTTTTGCTTTAAATACCGCCTGTTTTCGCCTGAAAAAGCCCCTAATCAGCGGCGCGGCTATCCAATGGGGCGGGCAAGTTGCCGTATTTGACCCCCGCTATCCAGAAAGCCCCTGTTATCACTGCCTTTATGAAGAAAGTCCCCTCACAGAAGATGCGCCGACTTGTAGCACCACAGGCATTATCGCCCCACTGGTAGGCGTTATCGGCAGTTTCCAAGCCCTCGCAGTTTTAAATTTACTCAATCATCCCCATATCACACAACATGGAAAACTACATGTTTTTAACGCCTTTAATAGCCAATGGCGCACGCTAACACTCAGCAAAGACCCCACTTGTTGCCAATGCCAAGCGCAGTAA
- a CDS encoding AI-2E family transporter: MVQVLSRWFHRYFSDPQAVFLAMLLVGSVTILMTMGGILAPLLASIVIAYLLEGLVRNLQQWRIPRIPAVIIVYSCFLAFLVFVLVILLPLLSNQLTQLFQDLPNKLTRWQELLMTLPERYPGFISSEQVDSLLNSIRVGLRSVGQIALSYSIASLGVIIMLMVYSVLVPFLVFFLLKDKDIIIAWVLSFLPQNRHAASQLWKEMDAQIGNYVRGKVYEIFIVGIATYIPFAILEMNYASLLSVLVGLSVIVPYIGAVVVTIPVVVVGYFQWGLNSEFIWAMSAYTVIQFIDGNIIVPLLFSEAVNLHPVAIIVAVLVFGGLWGFWGVFFAIPLATLVKALLIAWPRMPDREDKRHTDSLY, encoded by the coding sequence ATGGTTCAAGTGCTTAGTCGTTGGTTTCACCGCTATTTTTCTGACCCCCAAGCGGTTTTTTTAGCCATGTTATTAGTAGGCAGTGTCACCATCTTGATGACGATGGGCGGAATTCTTGCGCCATTGTTAGCCAGTATTGTGATTGCTTATTTATTAGAAGGTCTTGTGAGAAACTTGCAACAATGGCGGATTCCGCGCATCCCTGCGGTTATCATCGTCTATTCATGCTTTTTAGCGTTTTTAGTGTTCGTTTTAGTGATTCTCTTGCCCTTATTATCCAATCAGTTAACACAGTTATTTCAGGATTTACCCAATAAATTAACAAGATGGCAAGAATTATTGATGACATTGCCTGAGCGTTACCCTGGTTTTATTTCCAGTGAACAAGTTGATAGTTTATTAAATTCGATACGGGTTGGCTTGCGTAGCGTTGGGCAAATTGCCTTATCGTACTCTATCGCTTCTTTAGGCGTTATCATTATGCTGATGGTTTACTCCGTCTTAGTCCCTTTTTTGGTTTTTTTCTTGTTAAAAGATAAAGATATTATTATTGCATGGGTTTTAAGCTTTTTACCGCAAAATCGTCATGCAGCAAGCCAATTATGGAAAGAAATGGATGCACAAATAGGGAATTATGTACGCGGGAAAGTGTATGAAATCTTTATTGTTGGTATAGCCACTTATATTCCCTTTGCTATTTTAGAAATGAATTATGCATCGTTATTGTCTGTTTTAGTGGGTTTATCGGTGATTGTGCCATATATCGGTGCGGTGGTTGTAACCATTCCCGTTGTGGTGGTGGGGTATTTTCAATGGGGTTTAAACAGCGAGTTTATTTGGGCAATGTCTGCCTATACCGTGATTCAATTTATTGATGGTAATATTATTGTTCCCTTGTTATTTTCTGAAGCAGTGAATTTACACCCTGTTGCAATTATTGTCGCCGTGTTAGTTTTTGGCGGACTTTGGGGCTTTTGGGGCGTATTTTTTGCGATTCCATTAGCAACCTTAGTAAAAGCACTCTTAATTGCATGGCCTCGTATGCCAGACCGTGAGGATAAACGGCATACAGATTCTCTTTATTAA
- a CDS encoding type II toxin-antitoxin system RelE/ParE family toxin, whose protein sequence is MAYKIKDKAFFIYGFAKNERANISDKELF, encoded by the coding sequence ATTGCTTATAAAATAAAAGATAAAGCTTTCTTTATTTATGGTTTTGCTAAAAATGAACGTGCCAATATTAGTGATAAAGAACTATTTTAA
- a CDS encoding UbiX family flavin prenyltransferase produces MSSSKKAITLAMTGASGALYGLRLLEILVQAEQNIYLLLSQPAHIVLKMEVDLALPKRASDIERVLSQRYHAQAGQIQVFSEQQWTAPVASGSALGRAMVICPCTNGTLAGIANGLSRNLIERAADVTLKEQRKLILVHRETPLSIIQLENMLRLARAGALILPANPAFYHSPTQISELIDFVVARVLDHLDIEHHLSGRWGETAYVDEA; encoded by the coding sequence ATGAGTTCTTCAAAAAAAGCCATTACCTTGGCTATGACAGGCGCGTCGGGCGCGTTGTATGGTTTGCGTTTATTAGAAATCTTAGTGCAAGCTGAACAAAACATATATTTGTTGTTATCACAACCTGCACATATTGTTTTAAAAATGGAGGTTGATTTAGCCCTTCCCAAACGAGCCAGTGATATTGAACGGGTATTAAGTCAACGTTATCACGCACAAGCAGGACAAATTCAGGTTTTTAGCGAACAGCAATGGACAGCACCTGTTGCCAGTGGTAGTGCGTTAGGGCGGGCAATGGTGATTTGCCCCTGTACCAACGGCACGCTTGCAGGTATTGCCAATGGTTTAAGTCGTAATCTGATTGAACGGGCGGCAGATGTCACGTTAAAAGAACAACGAAAGTTAATCCTTGTGCATCGTGAAACCCCTTTATCGATAATTCAATTAGAAAATATGTTGCGTTTAGCCCGAGCTGGGGCTTTAATTTTGCCAGCTAATCCCGCTTTTTATCACTCGCCCACTCAAATTAGTGAACTGATTGATTTCGTTGTTGCCCGCGTTTTAGACCATTTAGACATAGAACATCATCTATCAGGACGTTGGGGAGAAACTGCTTATGTAGATGAAGCATGA
- a CDS encoding helix-turn-helix domain-containing protein: MNKSILETVHEIAKDLHAIGVMQETTLREFDAICLPTIQEYTAEQIKLIRLRHKVSQRVFASYLNISKSAVQKWEQGKKKPNNSSLKLLNLVDTKGLDILA, translated from the coding sequence ATGAATAAATCTATCCTAGAAACCGTTCACGAAATTGCTAAAGACCTACATGCTATCGGCGTTATGCAAGAGACTACATTACGCGAATTTGATGCGATATGTTTGCCCACTATACAAGAATATACAGCGGAACAAATTAAGTTGATTCGCTTAAGACATAAAGTAAGCCAACGTGTATTTGCGTCTTATTTAAATATCAGTAAATCTGCCGTGCAAAAATGGGAACAAGGCAAGAAAAAGCCGAATAATTCTTCTTTAAAATTACTAAATTTGGTAGATACGAAAGGATTAGATATTCTCGCCTAA
- the aroE gene encoding shikimate dehydrogenase has product MNTPSLDHYLVVGNPIAHSKSPFIHAEFAKQTQQAISYEPLLIETNNGAFTQAIQAFQAQGGKGLNVTVPFKQEAWALVKQRSTRAERAGAVNTIGFDNQGNSWGDNTDGIGLVRDLTKNHGKSLNNQRILLLGAGGAVRGVLEPILQEKPACCVIANRTVEKAQTLARLFTDLGDISASSYTDLAGQQFDIIINGTSASLQGELPPLPDDIIPLKRGWCYDMMYSAQRTPFIQWALEHGAICARDGLGMLVEQAAEAFYLWRGVRPETEPVIELLKQRLRDSLSASPQTLPPEYSGIENRPEPTRFGDWEKSGRCIDF; this is encoded by the coding sequence ATGAATACTCCTTCATTAGATCATTATCTTGTGGTCGGCAATCCCATTGCACACAGTAAATCCCCGTTTATTCATGCCGAGTTTGCCAAACAAACCCAACAAGCAATATCTTATGAACCCTTATTAATTGAGACAAACAACGGTGCTTTTACACAAGCAATTCAAGCGTTTCAAGCACAGGGCGGAAAAGGGTTAAATGTCACCGTCCCTTTTAAACAAGAAGCATGGGCATTAGTTAAGCAACGGAGCACACGGGCAGAACGAGCAGGCGCAGTAAATACTATCGGTTTTGATAATCAGGGAAATAGCTGGGGCGATAATACGGATGGTATTGGGCTTGTGCGCGATTTAACAAAAAATCACGGCAAATCTTTAAATAACCAGCGTATTTTATTACTAGGTGCAGGTGGAGCTGTGCGAGGTGTACTAGAACCTATTTTGCAAGAAAAACCCGCTTGTTGCGTCATTGCTAATCGAACGGTAGAAAAGGCGCAAACTTTAGCGCGACTGTTCACCGATTTGGGCGATATTTCAGCGAGTAGTTATACTGACTTAGCAGGACAACAATTTGATATTATTATCAATGGAACATCTGCCAGCTTACAAGGTGAATTACCGCCCTTGCCTGATGACATTATCCCGCTTAAACGCGGATGGTGTTACGACATGATGTACAGCGCACAACGTACCCCTTTTATACAATGGGCCTTAGAACATGGGGCTATTTGTGCGCGAGATGGTTTAGGAATGTTAGTAGAACAGGCTGCTGAAGCCTTTTATTTATGGCGTGGTGTACGTCCAGAGACAGAACCCGTTATCGAATTATTAAAACAACGTTTACGCGATTCCCTCTCCGCAAGTCCACAAACCCTTCCGCCAGAATATTCAGGGATTGAAAACCGTCCAGAACCCACCCGTTTCGGCGATTGGGAAAAATCAGGACGGTGTATTGATTTTTAA
- a CDS encoding DnaJ C-terminal domain-containing protein: protein MEYKDYYQTLGVERSATTEEIKKAYRRLVRKYHPDVSQEKDAEQKIKEINEAYEVLQDAEKRAAYDRLGAQWKAGQEFHPPPDWDFNFSSGFGSGNATGGVDFSDFFESIFKAQRSGRQGRTQQSHFRMQGEDQHTQLSISLEEAYHGTTRSIQVQVSEPDSHGRTQYKNRALNVKIPAGVTTGQKIRLAGQGSAGMGGGANGDLYLEIQLQAHNFYRVEGKDIYLTLPITPWEAALGATIAVPTLGGQVDLKIPADSQSGQKLRLRGRGLTGKPAGDQYVVLQIVTPRATTEKERHFYKTMADTFPFDPRKDLLGT, encoded by the coding sequence ATGGAATATAAAGATTATTATCAAACGTTGGGCGTTGAACGTTCCGCGACGACAGAAGAAATTAAAAAAGCCTATCGTCGACTGGTGCGCAAATATCACCCTGATGTCAGCCAAGAAAAAGATGCCGAACAAAAAATTAAAGAAATTAATGAAGCCTATGAAGTTCTACAAGATGCTGAAAAGCGAGCCGCTTATGACCGATTAGGCGCGCAATGGAAAGCTGGGCAAGAATTTCATCCGCCACCAGATTGGGACTTTAATTTTTCCAGTGGCTTTGGGAGCGGAAATGCAACAGGCGGGGTCGATTTTAGCGATTTTTTCGAAAGCATTTTTAAAGCACAACGCAGTGGACGACAAGGACGCACGCAACAAAGCCATTTCAGAATGCAGGGCGAAGACCAACACACACAATTATCGATTAGCCTAGAAGAAGCCTATCACGGCACAACGCGCTCAATACAAGTGCAAGTTTCAGAGCCTGATAGTCACGGACGCACGCAGTATAAAAACCGCGCGTTGAACGTCAAAATCCCCGCAGGCGTGACAACAGGGCAAAAAATCCGTTTAGCAGGGCAAGGCTCGGCAGGCATGGGCGGTGGGGCAAATGGCGATTTATACCTAGAAATTCAATTACAAGCCCACAATTTTTATCGAGTAGAAGGGAAAGATATTTATCTCACATTACCCATTACCCCGTGGGAAGCTGCACTCGGCGCGACGATTGCCGTGCCAACTTTGGGCGGACAAGTCGATTTAAAAATTCCTGCCGATTCACAATCAGGACAAAAACTCCGTTTACGCGGTCGGGGATTAACAGGCAAGCCCGCAGGTGATCAATACGTGGTATTACAAATTGTAACCCCACGCGCAACTACAGAAAAAGAAAGACACTTTTATAAAACAATGGCAGATACTTTCCCCTTTGACCCGCGCAAAGACCTATTAGGCACTTAA
- the hemN gene encoding oxygen-independent coproporphyrinogen III oxidase: MQPLIFDAELIKRYDKAGPRYTSYPTAVQFHTGFNSAAYRAEALRSQNPQTPLSLYFHIPFCDTVCFYCACNKVVTKDRSRAAPYLARVYQELALQSQLFNPDRKVTQLHWGGGTPTFLSHEEMRTLMATTRQYFQLLDDDSGEYSIEIDPREAKNDTIALLRELGFNRMSLGVQDFEPTVQQAVNRLQTEAETFAVLDAARHEGFKSISIDLIYGLPHQTVETFSRTLDKIIAVQPDRLSVFNYAHLPTLFKPQRRINTEELPSPADKLAILQTTINHLTEAGYVYIGMDHFARPDDELAIAQRNGTLYRNFQGYATQADCDLIGLGITSIGKVGDSYSQNVKTLEEYYALIDAGQLAVFRGVALDADDKLRRDIITQLMCHFRLDIPTIEQAFNIHFQSYFAPEWQALASLKNDGLIEYNAEKIEVLPAGRLLVRNICMTFDKYLRLATEQRFSKVI, from the coding sequence ATGCAACCACTTATTTTTGACGCAGAATTAATTAAACGCTACGACAAAGCAGGCCCACGCTATACCTCCTACCCGACGGCTGTCCAATTTCATACAGGCTTTAACAGTGCCGCTTATCGCGCCGAAGCCCTACGTAGCCAAAACCCACAAACGCCATTATCGCTTTATTTTCACATCCCTTTCTGTGATACCGTTTGCTTTTACTGCGCCTGTAATAAAGTGGTCACTAAAGACCGCAGTCGCGCCGCGCCTTATCTTGCCCGCGTCTATCAAGAACTGGCATTACAAAGCCAACTATTTAATCCTGATAGAAAAGTCACCCAACTCCATTGGGGCGGTGGCACGCCTACCTTTTTAAGCCATGAAGAAATGCGTACTCTCATGGCAACAACCCGCCAATATTTTCAACTACTCGACGATGACAGTGGCGAATATTCCATTGAAATTGACCCCCGAGAAGCCAAAAACGATACTATCGCCCTGCTGCGCGAACTGGGTTTTAATCGCATGAGTTTAGGCGTACAAGATTTTGAGCCAACGGTACAACAAGCGGTTAATCGCCTACAAACTGAAGCAGAAACGTTTGCCGTCCTCGATGCCGCCCGCCATGAAGGCTTTAAATCCATCAGTATCGATCTAATTTACGGGCTACCCCATCAAACCGTCGAAACCTTCTCCCGCACCTTAGACAAAATCATTGCGGTACAACCTGACCGCTTATCCGTCTTTAACTACGCCCACTTACCGACGTTATTTAAACCCCAACGGCGGATTAATACCGAAGAATTACCCAGCCCAGCAGATAAATTGGCAATTTTACAAACCACCATCAACCACTTAACCGAAGCAGGCTATGTTTATATTGGCATGGATCACTTTGCCCGCCCTGATGACGAACTCGCTATTGCCCAACGTAACGGCACGCTATACCGCAACTTTCAAGGCTACGCCACCCAAGCTGATTGCGATTTAATTGGCTTAGGCATTACCTCTATTGGCAAAGTGGGCGATAGCTATAGCCAAAATGTCAAAACCTTAGAAGAATACTACGCCCTGATTGATGCAGGACAACTAGCGGTTTTTCGCGGGGTTGCCCTAGATGCCGATGATAAACTACGGCGCGACATCATCACCCAACTCATGTGCCACTTCCGCCTCGATATTCCGACTATAGAACAAGCCTTTAATATTCACTTTCAATCCTATTTTGCCCCAGAATGGCAAGCCTTAGCCAGTTTAAAAAATGATGGTCTCATTGAATACAATGCTGAAAAAATAGAAGTATTACCCGCTGGGCGTTTACTCGTTCGCAATATCTGCATGACTTTTGATAAATACCTACGTCTTGCCACTGAACAACGATTTTCTAAAGTCATCTAA
- a CDS encoding ABC transporter substrate-binding protein, translating to MKKTLQLIVLVLFFLGMQASYAEKLRFGVEGAYPPFSLIDTQGELQGFDIDIAKALCTAMQVECVLIQNDFDGLIPALLAKKFDAIIASVSITEERKKSVDFTNKYYNTPARFIRKKGSGLEITAEGLKGKSVGVQRATTHDKYLTDNYEKVVDIKRYVTLDDAYLDLEAGRIDLLLADAVPLADGFLNKPEGKNYEFVGEPITDIKWFGEGIGIPVRKGEDALRERLNKAIVSIRADGTYKAIQDKYFQFDVYGE from the coding sequence ATGAAAAAGACTTTACAACTAATTGTATTAGTGCTGTTTTTCTTAGGAATGCAAGCAAGCTATGCGGAAAAACTGCGTTTTGGTGTCGAGGGGGCATATCCTCCTTTCAGCCTTATCGATACACAGGGCGAGTTACAAGGATTTGATATCGATATTGCTAAGGCTTTATGCACTGCCATGCAAGTGGAATGTGTGTTAATTCAAAATGATTTTGATGGATTAATTCCTGCGTTATTAGCAAAAAAGTTTGATGCCATTATTGCTTCCGTTTCTATTACGGAAGAGCGAAAAAAATCGGTTGATTTTACAAACAAATATTACAATACCCCCGCGCGTTTTATCCGTAAAAAAGGGTCAGGCTTAGAAATTACTGCGGAAGGATTGAAAGGGAAATCGGTCGGTGTACAACGTGCGACCACACATGATAAATATTTAACCGATAATTATGAGAAAGTGGTTGATATTAAACGTTATGTGACTTTAGATGATGCCTATTTAGACTTAGAAGCGGGACGTATTGACTTACTGTTAGCCGATGCAGTGCCGTTAGCCGATGGTTTTTTAAACAAACCTGAAGGGAAAAATTACGAATTTGTGGGAGAACCCATCACCGATATAAAATGGTTTGGTGAGGGCATTGGCATTCCTGTTCGTAAAGGTGAGGATGCCTTACGTGAGCGGTTGAATAAAGCAATTGTGAGTATTCGGGCTGATGGGACTTATAAAGCCATTCAAGATAAATATTTTCAATTTGATGTTTATGGTGAATAA